The following coding sequences lie in one Cannabis sativa cultivar Pink pepper isolate KNU-18-1 chromosome 5, ASM2916894v1, whole genome shotgun sequence genomic window:
- the LOC115716485 gene encoding protein LOL1 — MPVPLAPYPSPPAAAPYTTPPSNGAQSQLVCSGCRNLLLYPVGATSVCCAVCNAVTAVPPPGTEMAQLVCGGCHTLLMYIRGATSVQCSCCHTVNLALEANQVAHVNCGNCRMLLMYQYGARSVKCAVCNFVTSVGVPTTTTTEQKFNG, encoded by the exons ATGCCAGTTCCACTAGCACCATATCCATCACCACCAGCAGCAGCACCATATACAACTCCACCTTCAAATG GTGCACAAAGCCAACTAGTATGCTCTGGATGCCGGAATCTTTTACTGTATCCGGTCGGGGCTACCTCGGTATGCTGTGCTGTTTGCAATGCAGTCACAGCAGTACCGCCACCCG GCACAGAAATGGCTCAGCTTGTGTGTGGAGGTTgccatactttactaatgtacATAAGAGGAGCAACAAGTGTGCAATGTTCTTGTTGTCACACTGTTAATCTTGCCTTGGAag CAAATCAGGTGGCACATGTGAATTGTGGGAATTGCAGGATGTTGCTGATGTACCAATATGGGGCAAGATCTGTGAAATGTGCAGTTTGCAATTTTGTGACATCAGTTGGG GTCCCAACAACAACCACAACTGAACAGAAATTCAATGGCTAA
- the LOC115716481 gene encoding ferredoxin C 2, chloroplastic: MKPLMELTIPYNSATTCLYPKPPLTPQISTLHHPFNPSKQRRKTTTSQLQTPAGLTASLPSPTIPSHKVTVHDRQRGVVHQFTVPEDQYILHTAEAQDISLPFACRHGCCTSCAVRVKSGELRQPEALGISSELKAKGYALLCVGFPSSDLEVETQDEDEVYWLQFGRYFARGPIDRDDYALELAMADE, translated from the exons atGAAGCCTCTAATGGAGCTTACCATTCCCTACAATTCAGCCACCACTTGCCTCTACCCAAAACCCCCACTAACCCCTCAAATCTCCACACTTCACCATCCTTTCAATCCCTCAAAACAACGCCGCAAAACCACCACCTCCCAACTCCAAACGCCAGCTGGACTCACCGCCTCACTTCCTTCCCCAACAATTCCATCTCACAAGGTCACTGTCCACGACAGACAGAGAGGTGTTGTTCACCAGTTCACCGTCCCTGAG GACCAATATATATTGCACACAGCTGAAGCTCAGGATATATCTCTTCCCTTTGCTTGCAGGCACG GTTGCTGCACTAGCTGTGCCGTACGAGTAAAGTCTGGAGAACTTAGACAGCCTGAAGCCCTCGGCATATCTTCTGAACTGAAAGCAAAG GGGTATGCACTTCTTTGCGTGGGCTTTCCATCCTCTGATCTTGAAGTTGAAACACAAGATGAAGATGAG GTGTATTGGCTTCAGTTTGGAAGATATTTCGCTCGAGGACCAATT GATAGAGATGATTATGCATTGGAGTTAGCCATGGCAGATGAATAA
- the LOC115716486 gene encoding late embryogenesis abundant protein 18, whose protein sequence is MKSAKEKVSDMASSAKEHVTTYKAKAQEKVEKASARTKEEKKMAEERRKAKEAEAKMELHEAKGRHAAEKQHHQHHILHQDPPLVGTTTTTTTTNPLHGHHANPITGVTNPTYPTGTHLPGHKHL, encoded by the exons ATGAAGAGTGCAAAGGAGAAGGTCAGCGACATGGCTAGCTCTGCCAAGGAGCATGTAACCACATACAAAGCCAAAGCCCAAGAAAAg gtagAGAAAGCTTCAGCAAGAACAAAGGAGGAGAAGAAGATGGCAGAGGAGCGTAGAAAAGCAAAAGAGGCTGAAGCCAAGATGGAATTACATGAGGCCAAAGGGAGACATGCAGCTGAGAAGCAGCACCACCAACACCACATCTTACATCAAGATCCACCCCTTGTTGGCACCACCACCACTACCACCACTACCAATCCCCTCCACGGCCACCATGCCAACCCCATCACTGGCGTTACTAACCCCACTTATCCCACTGGAACTCACTTGCCAGGGCACAAGCATTTGTAG